Below is a genomic region from Miscanthus floridulus cultivar M001 chromosome 1, ASM1932011v1, whole genome shotgun sequence.
CTCAAAAGATGTAATGTGTTATTTGAGTTGAATAATGTTCTAGCAAGAGACACACGTTGTCTTCAAAACTTGTGTCACATTGTCCATTGGTGTCGCACCCAGAGACCTTTGCCTCATTGATATAGAGTAGTACATCTTGCTTTGATAGCAATCGCACACCAGTGATTGAGTGGACATAAAACTACAACGAAACCATCAGGACTATCAATAGTAGCCATCAATGTATACTAAAATCATTAGTACACAAAATTGTTTGCACTTGATCCTCCATTTCAAAATTAATTCAATTACTTCTAAGACCTAATGATAACATATATATAACTTTATTTATAATAAGTTTTATGGATCAAAGCTGGACAATGGATAGTATATACATAATAAATAAGTTTCCTAAATAAAAACAATAGTTAAGTTTAAGAATATAAAGATGCAATGATCTCATGTAGTGATATTCCTTACATACCTCCACTCTTGTTTGCTCCTCACTGGGGTGCAATTACGTACTCAGAATCTAGCTATTCCATATTATCGTCTTCTATAATTCAAAAATGTTCAATGTATTTGTATAttaataggaaaattttgtttgTACTGAGTTTCTTGTTTGAATGTAACAATTTGCATACAAATAGCAGAATGTTACAATGAGAGATAGCTTGTTTAATTGCAATTATTAGTTACTATGAGAGCCTCAAAGTAATGTAAAACCAGCAACATATATAATATAGCAATGGTACCAACAAACTAAACTCGTGGCTATATACCTTGTACATCTTGTCTGTCTTCTCCCCACCAGCTCTTATCTCCATCACCCACCCATTTGGAAGCCATTCGTGTTGTCTCTGAATATGCAAGCATAATGCACAAACAAAGAATTGTAATAACACGTCTAAAATAAAAAGTTGGTCCTACATAAAAAATTGTAGTCAGGCACCTGAATTTTGTTTTCTACACCACGTTCCTTCGACTCTAGGATACGCTCATCTGTCCCAGAAAAAAGGTATTCCAATACTTCCAACTTCATGGTGAATGTGTAATTTGATATGGGAGACATATAGTACTGCATGCAAAATAGTTCAAAGGTTCAGAGGAAATTCATAAATCTGAATAATAGGAAAGTCTGGTTTACAGGTGACATTCCGTATGGCACAATTACTTGTTGAATCATATACAAGCACTATTCCTATTGTTTGAGAAACATACTCGAATAATGGTGCCATCTTCAGCGTAGTAGATCTCCTTGATCCATCCATCAGGGAGCCAATCCGGCGGCTTTGCTAATGCCTCAAtatcctcctcctcatccagaTTAGTTGGTTCCTTTGCCTCTGCATCCGATATCATAGTAATAGGTTTGTCGCCCATTTTTTGAGGGTTTGGCTACAATCTACTTatgcttaccttctagctttgtatATATCAAAGGATTGCTTCAACGAAGGGTATTTATACTAATCTTCCTATCCATCTGGTGCTAGCTAGCATCCACCATAGGTTGGAAATTGACTGGTTGTTTGGTAAGGAACAACTCAATGATTCCTTTTCAAGATCTAACAGATAGTGTCACGCCTAGCTCATTTAGTGTTGTAGATACTACAGATTTGAAATGCAGATTGCATTATTGATACACAAAATGTAAAATAGGAAGGAGGGTGAGCCAACATCATGTGTAACGCCTAGCTCATTTGGTGTTGTAGATACTACGGATTTGAAATGCAGATTGCAGTGATAATACACAGAATGTAAAATAGGAAGGAGGGTGAGCCAACATCATGTTGTGCATCTTTATGGTAGGCAAGTGGCAGAACAACTCATAATGTGTAAAGCCTAGCTCATTTAGTGTTGTAGATACTGTAGATTTGAAATATAGATTGCATTATTGATATATAGAATGTGAAATAGGAAGGAGGGTGGGCCAACATCGTGTTGTGGATCTTTAAGGGAGGTAAGTGGAAGAACAACTCATAATGATGCTAGCTGGCATTCTATGTACATAGCTGCACTACAAAGAATACTATGTTTGACCACAGAATGAATCTGGACTTGATGTGGTTAGTGTCCACCGAACCTGACCATGATTGTAACATAGTTTCAGCCACCTTTTTTTGCCTCTTAATTAATATTGGTATGAAGACGTGATGCTCATGGACAGGCCAAAAACAAAACTATCACATAAAAATTATAGCTGGGCCTAGGCATGATGAGATGTATCATATAGATTACTTAACCCCTTTTTTCATGATGTCTCATGAACTTGATACTAAACTATACTCAATGCAATCTGATTGGTTGTTCTAAGTTGTAACATAGAAAATGACCATGAATATGTAATGTTAGAACAAATATATGAATTTTTATATTAAACTAGTGGAATTTCACGTGCAGCATGCATGTGTCTATAAAAAAATCCTCTATACAATACAAGACTAACAATGCTAGACGTACATGGACCTTGAAATAGGCATACAAATTAATCAAAATTATCATGCCATAAATttattgtagcacccggttttaagaacaaaaccagatacacaccatatgtgagcccaagaagtcaaatctcacatatagctacaaataatggtaatatcgaaagacaatgctcaatatataacatacttagtataaaggatataaccttagacagcaaacaacaGAAAGACAACTTTGATCTTCGGGtgaaagactccaattccacaggaacATCTGActtgttgatcacaagcctaattccttcaaactctagcaatctggtacccatccgggatttttccaaagatttaaaaagtaaaacaACCGTAAGTAcctgttgtactcaacaaatataacatgtggttcatgaggctcaaaaggtgtcgcacccggttttaaggataaaaccagatatacaccatatatgagcccaggaagtcaaatctcacatatagctacaaataagggtaatatcaaaagacaatgcttaaatacatagcgtaatagtataaagattataacctcagagtatagatagcggaaagacaactctgatctttaggcgaatactctaaatccacagggacaactgactagttgatcacaagcctaattcttccaaactctaacaatctggtacccatctgagttttttatctaaataattaaaaaataaa
It encodes:
- the LOC136483906 gene encoding uncharacterized protein, translated to MGDKPITMISDAEAKEPTNLDEEEDIEALAKPPDWLPDGWIKEIYYAEDGTIIRYYMSPISNYTFTMKLEVLEYLFSGTDERILESKERGVENKIQRQHEWLPNGWVMEIRAGGEKTDKMYKFYVHSITGVRLLSKQDVLLYINEAKVSGCDTNGQCDTSFEDNILAKVDIQPSRLPEGWVKEIVYRKKKEGLIRRDLYYTDPASSYTFRTLKSALSFLEIRKVSRHAFIQRTSVHDLYSFEISTDMHESLRNRLIVNEKPYQEPTRSSRSRRASKIEHDQNIDDSKDGDTSSGSDSPNESE